The Parus major isolate Abel chromosome Z, Parus_major1.1, whole genome shotgun sequence genome has a window encoding:
- the CCNH gene encoding cyclin-H — MFHSSTQRRHWTFHGEEELARRRAEGNRRARARAAASGKVPQGDPVLLEPHEELALCKYYEKRLLDFCGAFKPAMPRSVVGTACMYFKRFYLNNSVMEYHPRIIMLTCAFLACKVDEFNVSSAQFVGNLQESPLGQEKALEQILEYELLLIQQLNFHLIIHNPYRPFEGFLIDIKTRYPVLENPEVLRKAADDFLNRVALTDAYLLFTPSQIALTAILSSGSRAGINMESYLSESLMLKENRSSLSRLLDDMKSMKNLIKKYELPRPEEVAALKQKLERCHSLDLAFNTNPKKRKGYEDDEYVTKKCKMDEEEWTDDDLVDSALL, encoded by the exons ATGTTCCACAGCAGCACGCAGCGCCGGCACTGGACCTTCCATGGCGAGGAGGAGCTGGCGCGGCGCCGCGCCGAGGGGAACCGCCGGGCCCGGGCCAGGGCGGCGGCCAGCGGCAAG GTGCCGCAGGGCGACCCGGTGCTGCTGGAGCCGCACGAGGAGCTGGCGCTATGCAAGTACTACGAGAAGAGGCTGCTGGACTTCTGCGGCGCATTCAAGCCCGCCATGCCGCGGTCCGTTGTG GGAACAGCTTGTATGTATTTCAAACGTTTTTACCTCAATAACTCAGTGATGGAGTATCATCCTCGAATAATAAT GTTAACATGTGCATTTTTGGCCTGTAAAGTAGATGAATTTAATGTATCCAGTGCACAGTTTGTTGGCAACCTTCAAGAAAGTCCTCTTGGACAGGAGAAAGCTCTTGAACAAATACTGGAATATGAACTGCTGCTTATTCAGCAACTGAACTTCCATCTCATCATCCACAATCCATACAGGCCATTTGAGGGATTTCTAATTGATATTAAG ACTCGCTATCCAGTGCTGGAAAATCCTGAAGTtttgaggaaagcagcagatgaCTTTCTTAACCGAGTGGCTCTGACAGATGCTTATCTACTCTTCACTCCCTCACAGATCGCTCTTACTGCCATATTATCTAGTGGCTCAAGAGCAGGAATTAATATGGAAAg CTATTTATCAGAAAGTCttatgctgaaagaaaacagatcaaGCTTATCCAGATTACTAGATGACATGAAAT CCATGAAAAATCTCATCAAAAAATATGAACTGCCAAGGCCTGAAGAGGTTGCTGCTCTAAAACAGAAGTTAGAGAGGTGTCACAGCTTGGACCTTGCATTTAATACAAATCC gaagaagaggaaaggtTATGAAGATGATGAATATGtcacaaagaaatgcaaaatggaTGAG GAAGAGTGGACTGATGATGATCTTGTGGATTCAGCATTACTTTGA